The segment CGTGCCGGATCATGCAATAGTGGCCGGTGTACCGGCAAAACAAACAGGATGGGCATGCAAATGTGGCACAACCCTCAGATTCAGCAGTAACCATGGGATTTGTGGATATTGCGGTAATACCTATGTATCAAAAGAGAATAAATTAATTACGAATGGATGTGGACATGAATAAACCTCACCTTTACCTCTGATGATCAAATCAAAACTTGCAGCTATAGAGAGTGACTTAAACAATGCCGTATAATATCCATAAGGTATTGTTCGGCTTTTCATACATAATTAAAGATTTTATACAGAATTTGGAATTTAAAATATACCTGTGTTAATTTAAGTTTCCTATGAAAATTGCAAACATAATCGGAGCCCGTCCGCAATTTATAAAATATTTCCCGGTCGGGAAGGCAAGAGAAGAATTCAAGAAACACAAAGCCTCACAAAAGATTATTGATATTCTCATACACACAGGACAGCATTATGATTATGCTATGTCCAAAATCTTTTTTGATGAATTAGGTATTAAAGAGCCTGAGTATCACCTTGGTATTGGTTCTTGTTCGCATGGGATGCAGACTGGTTTAATCCTTCAGAAAGTGGAGGATGTCCTTTTGAAGGAAAAACCGGACGTTGTAATAGTTTATGGAGATACGAATTCTACCCTGGGAGGAACGCTGGCTGCTGCTAAACTTCATATTCCGGTAGCGCACATAGAAGCAGGATTAAGAAGTTTCAACAAACAAATGCCGGAAGAGATCAACCGTGTACTTACCGACCATTCATCTTCGATACTTTTCTGCCCCACAGAAACAACAGTAAACAACCTCCGGAAAGAAGGTTTTTGTAATGTTATAAATAATGGAAAGATCATCAGTGATAGTTTGCAAAATTTATTTAATAACCATTCTATACGGGATATTACTTCATATATTTCACACCCTTTGGTTATTAACGCAGGTGACGTTATGTTTGATGTAATACTCTATGCCGTTAAGATTGCTGAACAGAAATCAGGGATCCTTGAACAGCTGGATATGGCAGAAAAAGAGTACTATCTCCTCACTCTTCACAGGGCAGAGAATACCGATAGCGTAGAAAAACTCAACGAAATTATTGACTTTGTAAATAGAGTATCGTCGGGTAAAAGGGTCATATTTCCAATACATCCCAGGACAAGAAAGGCATACGATAGCTCCGGCAAAAAATTTTCCCAAAGTATTGAAATCATAGAGCCTCTTGGTTATTTTGATATCCTTACCGTACTGAAAAATTGTAAGCTCCTGATGACAGACTCGGGTGGTATGCAAAAGGAGGCATACTGGTTGAAAGTTCCTTGTATTACCCTGAGAGAAGAAACCGAGTGGACAGAAACGATAGAGAGTGGCTGGAATATCCTGTGCAAAGATTACAGGGGGAACCACTGTCCAAAAAACAATAACAACTATTATGGCGATGGCAAATCAGCAGAGAGGATTATTACTGTATTGGCCGGGTACGGAAATATAGTATCTGCCGGATGAGACCGGACAGGGTATGGTTCACCTATTTAAATTTTATGCTTTCCTTAGATGCTGTAGTTATCGTTAACAAGAAAGGCAAAACTATTAAGGGCAAAACGATTAAAAAACTTTATTGAGATGTTGATAATATAGCATGTAGGGCAGGCACTGCCTGCCAATTATCTTTTCAACTTTAGAGAAGCATTTCTGCGTTATAAAAGATTTGTTCATTAAATCAATATATTTATCTTCTTTATCTGTACTATTATCCATCAACTTCTTGTTTTTTATGCTTGTTTTTCAAAATACATAACCGTAAGACACTAATTAGATAGGGCTTACATATAGTTTTGAGCTTTGAGTATTTGTCATTTGAAATTGTTTCGAAATCCGCAATCCGAAATTCGAATTTGACTGCGCCAAAGGCCGCACCAAGCCAGAAGGGCTGACATGATTATAGTAATGAACAACCAAAAACCAACAACCCCGAAGGGGTGGCATGATGGTAAGATGATCGTGGGTTTCCTATGTCACCCCTTCGGGGTTAGAAATCTTTTGTATGATTTTTGCTATAATCATGACATCCCTTCGGGATTAGAAAACAAGAAATAAATCGTAATAGTTCACCGCAAAGGCGCAAAGAAGGCATTCGAAATTGTTTCGAAATTCGAAATTCGAATTTGACTGCGGCCAAAGGCTGCGCCAGGCAATCTGTGGTTCCTAACTTTAATCTGCGAATCAGGGTTTACTCATAAACTATAAAGATTAAACATAACAGTATATATCCTGGTAGGTTACATAAAAGTGAGACATGTAACTGACAGGGACAAAGTCCAGACGCATCCTGCTACCAACCACACGGTTACCACAATCCTGATTGAGAGGCAAAAAACTAAATAAATTAGACAAATTCATTCAAAACTGTTATATTGTAGAACATGACTCTTAAAAAGTACTCCACTATAACTAAACCATAGTAAAGAAGCGTTATAATAAGGTTAAATTGGGAGTAATCATGAAACTAAAAACCAAACCAGGAATAATCTCGAAGTAATTGAGAAGCTAAAAAACAATAAGCCATACAAATACTTCACGATTTTCAGGATTAAAGGTAAAAAGATAAGATAAGAATAAATTAATAGTTTTAATCACAATCGTTTTGCTATTTCAGAAACAGCTAATTAACAAAAGTTATGCATAAAATCCTCGTTACTGGTTCCGCAGGCTTCATCGGTTTTCACCTTTCCAGGCGTTTGCTTGGTGAAGGTAATAACATAGTCGCTCTTGATAATCTGAACAATTACTACGATGTCAACCTTAAACTTGCAAGGTTAAAACAAATTGAAGACCACAAGAATTTTCAATTCATAAAACTCGATATAGCAAACCGTGAAGGAATCATGAAACTTTTTTTTGAAAATAAATTTGATATTGTGGTGAACCTTGCTGCGCAAGCCGGTGTAAGATATTCCCTGGTAAACCCGCACGCGTATATTGACAGCAATATTAATGGATTCATGAATATCCTTGAAGGATGCAGGCATACTAACGTCAGGCATCTTGTTTATGCCTCTTCAAGTTCTGTCTATGGAGCTAATACAAAAATGCCCTTTTCTGTCCATCATAACGTGGATCATCCGGTATCACTTTATGCTGCAACAAAAAAAGCGAATGAACTGATGGCGCATACCTATTCAAGTTTATATAACCTTCCCTGTACCGGACTCAGATTCTTCACCGTGTATGGTCCATGGGGCAGGCCTGATATGGCATTATTCCTGTTTACAAAAGCCATATTGGAAGGCAGGCCGATAGATGTATTTAATCATGGGAAAATGCAAAGGGACTTCACGTACATAAACGACATCGTCGAGGGAGTGGTAAGGGTTATGGAAAACATCCCGCAGTCCAATCATGAATGGAGTGGTAATGCTCCTGATGCAGCAACAAGTTATGCTCCATACAAACTTTATAATATAGGTAATAATAAACCTGTTGAATTAATGAGATTTATAGAAGTACTGGAGGATTGCCTTGGTAAAAAAGCAAATAAAAAACTGTTACCTATTCAACAAGGCGATGTTCCCGCAACATATGCAGATGTGGATGACCTTATAAAAGATGTAGGTTTTAAACCTTCAACCCCAATTGAAAAGGGAATTGAACAATTTATTGCATGGTATAAACAGTATTACCGTGTAACGGATACGGTTGAGTGTGAAGATGCAGGTTTGAGAAACGCGAAACCTGAACACAGTGCCAGCGAATAGCGTCAGCAGACAGTGTCAGGGAGTGGTGTTAGTATGAAATCTGAACCCTTTATTTCATCGGAAAAAATGGCTGGATGAAGAAAAACATATCAAAACTTAGAGCTGAAGGTTACGAAATAGCATCAATGATCAAAGGATTAATCAATGTCCAGGAGTTTCCCGGAGATGATGGTCACTTCTGCTAAGATCAGGGAGAATGTCCAGCCGGTTTTGGATGGGTGCGATAATATTGTCGCTGCATACCTTTTCGGCTCCGTGGCCACTGGACGGCAACGTCCCGGAAGCGATATTGATATTGCGGTCTTACTTGTGGAGGCGCGACATCATGACCGCAAGTCTGCAAATGGCCATCCAGAACTGCATCGACATGGCCGCTCATATCGTCAGAGAGGAGGGGCTGGGGATTGCCGGCCGTTTTGATTGAAACAAGTTGCCTGAGGGTACAGAATTGTCCTTGGAAGATATTCAGACGGCTTTGCGTTACGCCAGGATAGCTGTTGATCATTTATAGGTGGAAAACAAACTGCTGGGACTAGTAAAATCGTTACAATCAAAAAATTTAACCACGTAGTTTTTTACGAAAACCCCCTAAATCCCCCTTTGTTAAGGGGGACTTAGCAAGTACAAAATTATTTATTATTAAAAAGGGCTTGGCAGTCGTAATTCCCCCTTAGAAAAGGGGTAAGGGGGTTGTAGAAACGCGAGAGGAAACACTTCCAGAATTCTCTCTTATCAATGGAGAAGTAGAGACTTGAAACAAGCATAAAAAACAAAAAGTTGATGGATAGTAGTACGAAGAAAGACATAGTGTTATAGAATTTGATAATCTGCCTAATCGAATAACTTAAGGGCTGCTCATGAAGAAATAGTAAAAGAATCAAAAGATTTGTTTTACAATATTTCTCTTCGTGCCTTTCGTGTTAATATGAACTTATACAAAAAACTAAAATCCTTATTAACCCCTTCCGAACGCAAACGCGCCATATTAGTATTCCTGCTCATGTTAATAGCAGCGGCCGTTGAGATGATTGGCGTAGCATCCATCTTACCATTTATGGCAGTACTGACAAACCCACAGGTAGTAGAGACCAATGCCTGGCTTGCTGCTGCATATCACCGGTTAGGTTTTGAAAGCCGTGAACAGTTCCAGCTGTTTCTGGGAATAGGGGTATTTGCTATCTTCATTGGCAGCTTAGGGCTCAAGGCATTTACCACCTATGCCATCACGCGTTTTAGCTTTATGCGGCTGCACACCATCTCGTGCAGGTTATTGGGTGCTTATTTAAGACAGCCTTACGAGTTCTTCTTGGGCCGTAATACAGCCGATCTCGGTAAAAGAGTGCTGCAGGAGGTACAACAGGTAACGAAGAACGTGTTGCAGCCATCAATGCAACTGATTGCTAGTTCTATAATTGCGACTACTATCCTTGGTCTTTTGCTGGCCATTGAGCCGCTATTGTCGCTGACCGTTGCCGCGGTATTAGGTGGGTCATTTGGCCTGGCCTATCTGTTGGTACGGCGGTTGCTCGCCCGTATAGGCAGTGACCGTGTTCGTGCAAACCGCGAGCGATCAATCTTTGCTACCGAGGCACTCAATGGCATAAAGGAATTACGCTTGCTGGGGCGGGAAGCAGGCTATCTGAATCGCTTTCGTAACCCTTCCGAACGGTTTGCACGCCATCAGGCTACCAGTACAGTTGTCGGAACATTGCCGCGATATGCGATTGAGGCGGTGGCTTTTGGCAGTATTCTGTTGCTTAAGCTTGTGTTGCTGGCTCGTTACGATGGTGTACTGGGGGCATTACCATTTATTGTTACCTATGCATTTGCCGGCTATCGGCTGCTGCCCACATTCCAGCAGATATTCAATAATCTTACCCAGGTACGTTTTAATGCACCGGCGTTGGATGTATTGTTTGATGATCTGACCAGTAAAGAACATTCGGCGGTTAAAGGTGACAGTTTTTCAATAACACCTGAGCGTTTGGCGCCCGCCCGGCAGATACAACTGGACCATATAACCTATTATTA is part of the Candidatus Jettenia sp. AMX2 genome and harbors:
- a CDS encoding UDP-N-acetyl glucosamine 2-epimerase — encoded protein: MKIANIIGARPQFIKYFPVGKAREEFKKHKASQKIIDILIHTGQHYDYAMSKIFFDELGIKEPEYHLGIGSCSHGMQTGLILQKVEDVLLKEKPDVVIVYGDTNSTLGGTLAAAKLHIPVAHIEAGLRSFNKQMPEEINRVLTDHSSSILFCPTETTVNNLRKEGFCNVINNGKIISDSLQNLFNNHSIRDITSYISHPLVINAGDVMFDVILYAVKIAEQKSGILEQLDMAEKEYYLLTLHRAENTDSVEKLNEIIDFVNRVSSGKRVIFPIHPRTRKAYDSSGKKFSQSIEIIEPLGYFDILTVLKNCKLLMTDSGGMQKEAYWLKVPCITLREETEWTETIESGWNILCKDYRGNHCPKNNNNYYGDGKSAERIITVLAGYGNIVSAG
- a CDS encoding ABC transporter ATP-binding protein — encoded protein: MNLYKKLKSLLTPSERKRAILVFLLMLIAAAVEMIGVASILPFMAVLTNPQVVETNAWLAAAYHRLGFESREQFQLFLGIGVFAIFIGSLGLKAFTTYAITRFSFMRLHTISCRLLGAYLRQPYEFFLGRNTADLGKRVLQEVQQVTKNVLQPSMQLIASSIIATTILGLLLAIEPLLSLTVAAVLGGSFGLAYLLVRRLLARIGSDRVRANRERSIFATEALNGIKELRLLGREAGYLNRFRNPSERFARHQATSTVVGTLPRYAIEAVAFGSILLLKLVLLARYDGVLGALPFIVTYAFAGYRLLPTFQQIFNNLTQVRFNAPALDVLFDDLTSKEHSAVKGDSFSITPERLAPARQIQLDHITYYYPKNLKPAIHDLNLTIAAGKCIGIVGSTGSGKTTAVDIILGLLHPTEGTILIDGKPILGEAREAEERGQRSEVRGQRTEVRGQRSEDRGQRSDLRSKQPNIPLPRREGPGEGDQMKPETYNTEPGTQNQESPLRTLRLCSELSRTETPNLLRAWQNAIGYVPQHIYLTDDSVKANIALGIPLKEIDDVAVERAAKAAQIHDFIVSELPQGYDTIIGERGVRLSGGQRQRIGIARALYHDPAVLIFDEATSALDNLTEQAVMQAVYSLSGEKTIIIIAHRLSTVKKCSTIFLLEKGRLIGTGTYEDLALNNKKFQTMTEGIG
- a CDS encoding nucleotidyltransferase domain-containing protein, with protein sequence MSRSFPEMMVTSAKIRENVQPVLDGCDNIVAAYLFGSVATGRQRPGSDIDIAVLLVEARHHDRKSANGHPELHRHGRSYRQRGGAGDCRPF
- a CDS encoding NAD-dependent epimerase, with translation MHKILVTGSAGFIGFHLSRRLLGEGNNIVALDNLNNYYDVNLKLARLKQIEDHKNFQFIKLDIANREGIMKLFFENKFDIVVNLAAQAGVRYSLVNPHAYIDSNINGFMNILEGCRHTNVRHLVYASSSSVYGANTKMPFSVHHNVDHPVSLYAATKKANELMAHTYSSLYNLPCTGLRFFTVYGPWGRPDMALFLFTKAILEGRPIDVFNHGKMQRDFTYINDIVEGVVRVMENIPQSNHEWSGNAPDAATSYAPYKLYNIGNNKPVELMRFIEVLEDCLGKKANKKLLPIQQGDVPATYADVDDLIKDVGFKPSTPIEKGIEQFIAWYKQYYRVTDTVECEDAGLRNAKPEHSASE